A single Crateriforma conspicua DNA region contains:
- a CDS encoding Na+/H+ antiporter NhaC family protein, giving the protein MNNPSQPASTSTIGRWLNSAAFAPLAIVFCVVLSLIAGRLADENWIEQFTSQGGQDVQVSPDLIATADDLREKIQEEKTSSDSVLVPSPDDSTPAVRVTVGRHFGIWSILPAVITLAFCVTFREPLPALLLGILSGALVLQQYDLTDAVLLPGLASTRAAGITLLYLWLLGALLGVWSRTGAALAFAEWVCGKFVRGPRSAKLVAWVLGVLFFQGGTVSTVLVGTTVKPITDRNRISPEELSYVVDSTASPIASLIAFNAWPGYVQSLIAVPGVAYLATEADRIGFFFQCAPLSFYSIFAVTGTFLLSIDKAPFLGKRFRAAIARARQQGNPITSGEVHVSADTIEPMGFEGDPDNQIDPDYQANPWEFALPLLTLIGIAVGTGLYDSPKVRWAFAAALGVAIAAALLRGMKLPSLVEGVGDGLKSVTVVSVILVLAVVLGGITTELGGGLYLSTAIGENAPRILFPAILFVLTAVIAFATGTSFGTYAIAYPLTMPMSIAMSSGLPAESGQWFVMICFAAVLNGSVFGDQCSPISDTTILSSLVSDCDLMEHVRTQIVPACLAGVLAMIAWTIMTAITVG; this is encoded by the coding sequence AGGCGGCCAGGACGTCCAAGTCAGCCCCGACCTGATCGCAACCGCCGATGACCTGCGGGAAAAGATCCAAGAGGAAAAGACATCGTCGGACAGCGTGCTGGTCCCTTCGCCCGATGACTCGACGCCCGCAGTTCGGGTCACCGTGGGCAGACACTTTGGCATCTGGTCCATTTTGCCCGCGGTCATCACTTTGGCGTTTTGCGTGACCTTTCGCGAACCGTTGCCGGCACTGTTGCTGGGGATCTTGTCGGGGGCTCTGGTTTTACAGCAATACGATTTGACCGACGCGGTCTTGTTGCCCGGTTTGGCATCGACACGCGCCGCCGGAATCACGCTGTTGTATTTGTGGCTGTTGGGCGCATTGCTTGGCGTTTGGTCGCGAACCGGCGCCGCGTTGGCGTTCGCCGAATGGGTGTGCGGTAAGTTTGTGCGTGGCCCTCGATCGGCGAAGTTGGTCGCATGGGTTCTGGGTGTATTGTTCTTTCAAGGCGGCACGGTCAGCACGGTGCTGGTCGGCACCACGGTCAAGCCGATCACCGATCGAAACCGGATCAGCCCAGAAGAACTCAGCTATGTGGTGGATTCCACGGCATCGCCGATCGCATCATTGATCGCCTTCAACGCTTGGCCGGGCTATGTGCAATCGTTGATCGCAGTTCCCGGGGTGGCGTACTTGGCCACGGAGGCGGATCGCATCGGATTCTTTTTCCAATGTGCACCGCTTAGCTTTTACAGCATCTTCGCAGTCACCGGAACGTTCCTACTTTCGATCGACAAAGCACCGTTCCTGGGGAAACGTTTTCGGGCGGCAATCGCCAGGGCTCGACAGCAGGGCAATCCCATCACCAGCGGCGAGGTACACGTCAGTGCCGACACCATCGAACCAATGGGATTTGAAGGGGACCCTGACAACCAAATCGATCCCGATTACCAGGCCAACCCCTGGGAATTTGCGTTGCCGCTGCTAACGCTGATCGGTATCGCAGTTGGCACGGGGCTTTACGATAGCCCGAAGGTGCGTTGGGCCTTTGCGGCAGCACTGGGCGTCGCCATTGCCGCCGCACTGTTGCGTGGCATGAAGTTGCCGTCGTTGGTCGAAGGCGTCGGCGATGGCCTGAAAAGCGTCACCGTTGTGTCGGTGATCTTGGTCCTGGCGGTCGTGCTGGGTGGCATCACCACCGAACTGGGCGGTGGACTTTATTTGTCCACGGCGATCGGCGAAAACGCCCCGCGCATACTGTTCCCCGCGATCCTGTTTGTGCTGACCGCGGTGATCGCGTTCGCCACCGGCACAAGTTTCGGGACCTATGCCATCGCCTATCCCCTGACGATGCCGATGTCGATCGCGATGTCGTCAGGATTGCCCGCTGAATCGGGACAGTGGTTTGTGATGATCTGCTTTGCCGCGGTCTTGAACGGCAGCGTTTTTGGCGATCAGTGTAGCCCGATCTCCGATACGACGATTCTAAGTTCGTTGGTCTCGGATTGTGACCTGATGGAACATGTACGCACACAGATTGTTCCGGCGTGCCTTGCCGGCGTCTTGGCAATGATCGCCTGGACGATCATGACTGCGATTACGGTTGGCTGA
- a CDS encoding LysR family transcriptional regulator, producing MPSPRFYDLTAAQLNTFCLVMREGGYAAAAKVCGLSVPTVWQQVQAIERVYGVKLFEKTGRSIKPTTPALALYRQIDPILVSLESTFDRLEDSIAAPIRIVSGVRMMLEDLARPFARFRKTHDNLLVICQGNDKRAEELLLNDQADLAFALQPNPQQANERLHYESVYTVDFLVVSPPEHSIMKADTLRLVDLAKQDLIVTRSGSHGRSALEQAFHREGLKPRVVVETDNSAFTVACVAAGMGIGILAGNAQGYLRQNLQTRSAADLMGVRSIVAMWRKGLLLSPAMKDLIDEVKAIGGTVDDVSQP from the coding sequence ATGCCTTCTCCCCGTTTCTACGACCTGACCGCGGCCCAGCTGAACACGTTTTGCCTGGTCATGCGCGAGGGCGGGTACGCCGCAGCTGCGAAAGTCTGTGGGTTGTCGGTGCCCACCGTCTGGCAGCAGGTTCAAGCGATCGAACGGGTTTATGGGGTCAAGCTGTTTGAAAAAACAGGACGTAGCATCAAGCCCACCACACCCGCATTGGCCTTGTATCGCCAGATCGACCCGATTCTGGTTAGTTTGGAATCAACCTTTGACCGGCTGGAAGATTCGATCGCTGCACCGATTCGTATCGTCAGCGGCGTACGAATGATGTTGGAGGACCTGGCGCGGCCCTTTGCCAGATTTCGAAAGACCCATGACAACCTGTTGGTGATTTGCCAGGGGAACGACAAACGTGCGGAGGAACTGTTGTTAAACGACCAGGCGGATCTGGCGTTCGCATTGCAACCCAATCCGCAACAGGCCAACGAACGATTGCACTACGAATCGGTCTACACGGTGGACTTTTTGGTCGTCAGTCCGCCCGAGCATTCGATCATGAAAGCCGACACGCTGCGGTTGGTTGATCTGGCCAAGCAGGACCTGATTGTCACGCGATCAGGATCTCACGGACGATCCGCTCTGGAACAAGCGTTTCATCGCGAAGGGCTGAAACCCAGGGTGGTCGTCGAAACGGACAACAGTGCTTTCACCGTCGCCTGTGTGGCCGCGGGGATGGGCATCGGCATCTTGGCGGGAAATGCACAAGGCTACTTGCGACAGAACCTACAGACTCGATCGGCTGCCGACCTAATGGGCGTTCGCAGTATCGTCGCGATGTGGCGAAAGGGCTTGTTGTTGTCACCAGCGATGAAAGACTTGATCGACGAAGTCAAAGCGATCGGCGGAACGGTCGACGACGTCAGCCAACCGTAA
- a CDS encoding sensor histidine kinase, translated as MIAPVFRESHYGQLIIDAIPSLVFLKDNQNNILKVNQAVVDSLGIPRERIEGKHSSEIFPDDADRFYEDDCAVMATGQPRLGYTEAVGDRWVRTDKMPIADAQGAYHRILVIATDITEVREAELERDKLQTILETTNRIANVGGWEYTLDPPAIKWSPQVCRIHGMPDDHQPDLDSAINYYAPDDRATVQAAVRRGIEKLEPWDFEAQLIRTDGTRVWVRAMGEPEVKNGKCVRLWGTLQDVTTLKALQNERDAFFSATLDLLCVTNFDGEIVRINPAWTESLGYEVPLLEGRCLFDLVHPHDADETRRVIAELKNGVSVQGFTNRIRHRNDSYRTLEWSIPEPRHGDQVLFAAARDVTDQHKLMQQLQRSNAELDHFAYIASHDLKAPLRAIDHISGWLQEDLAGDLPVESERHLQQLNQRVRRMEKLLDDLLAYSRASRDRGQVSVVSISKVVCGVIDFLAVPKEFTIDSKIQIEQMTTRRTPLETVLRNLISNAVKHHDQESGTIQVCCQHCQDDDRFVQFSVADDGPGIAPELRERAFKIFQTLRPRDEVEGSGVGLAIVQRIIETEGGTVRIDSNQPRGTVIQFTWPLEPIEQDHAG; from the coding sequence ATGATCGCGCCAGTGTTTCGTGAATCGCACTATGGGCAACTGATCATTGACGCCATCCCGTCACTGGTCTTTCTCAAAGACAACCAGAACAACATTTTGAAAGTCAACCAAGCCGTCGTTGACAGCTTGGGCATCCCACGAGAACGAATCGAGGGCAAACATTCGTCGGAGATCTTTCCGGATGATGCGGACCGATTCTACGAAGATGACTGCGCGGTGATGGCCACGGGCCAGCCGCGGCTGGGCTACACCGAAGCGGTCGGCGATCGCTGGGTCCGCACCGACAAAATGCCGATCGCCGACGCCCAGGGGGCTTATCATCGCATCTTGGTGATCGCAACGGACATCACCGAGGTCCGCGAAGCGGAACTGGAACGTGACAAGCTGCAAACGATCTTGGAAACCACCAATCGGATTGCCAACGTCGGTGGCTGGGAATACACGTTGGATCCGCCTGCCATCAAATGGTCCCCACAAGTGTGTCGCATCCATGGGATGCCCGACGACCATCAACCCGATTTGGATTCAGCCATCAACTATTACGCACCGGACGACCGGGCAACGGTTCAAGCCGCCGTGCGACGTGGCATCGAAAAATTGGAACCTTGGGATTTCGAGGCACAACTGATTCGCACTGACGGAACCCGCGTCTGGGTTCGCGCGATGGGGGAACCGGAAGTCAAAAATGGCAAGTGCGTTCGTTTGTGGGGAACCCTTCAAGACGTCACCACGCTGAAAGCCCTTCAAAACGAACGAGATGCCTTTTTCAGCGCAACGCTGGACCTGTTGTGTGTCACCAACTTCGATGGCGAAATTGTTCGCATCAATCCGGCGTGGACCGAAAGCCTGGGATACGAAGTCCCGCTGTTGGAAGGACGGTGTCTGTTCGACTTGGTTCACCCGCATGACGCCGATGAAACGCGTCGCGTCATTGCGGAGTTGAAAAACGGTGTGTCGGTTCAAGGCTTTACCAACCGGATCCGTCACCGCAACGATTCCTATCGAACGTTGGAATGGTCCATCCCGGAACCACGCCACGGGGACCAGGTGCTGTTTGCCGCGGCGCGCGACGTCACCGATCAACACAAACTGATGCAACAACTTCAGCGGTCCAATGCTGAACTGGATCACTTTGCCTACATCGCATCACATGATTTGAAAGCGCCCCTGCGCGCGATTGACCATATATCGGGATGGCTGCAAGAAGACTTGGCAGGCGACCTGCCTGTCGAATCCGAACGCCACCTGCAACAGTTGAACCAGCGTGTACGTCGGATGGAAAAACTGTTGGACGATTTGTTGGCCTATTCCCGGGCCTCGCGAGACCGGGGACAAGTCAGTGTCGTATCGATATCGAAAGTGGTCTGCGGTGTGATTGATTTCTTGGCAGTGCCCAAGGAATTCACGATCGATTCGAAAATTCAAATCGAACAAATGACGACCCGTCGCACGCCGCTGGAAACCGTTCTGCGGAACCTGATTTCCAACGCCGTCAAACACCACGACCAAGAATCGGGAACGATCCAGGTCTGCTGTCAGCACTGCCAGGACGACGACCGATTCGTCCAGTTTTCCGTCGCCGATGACGGCCCCGGCATCGCCCCTGAACTGCGAGAGCGTGCTTTCAAAATCTTCCAGACGCTGCGGCCTCGTGATGAAGTCGAAGGCAGTGGCGTCGGTCTGGCAATCGTTCAACGAATCATCGAAACCGAAGGTGGAACTGTCCGTATCGACAGCAACCAACCGCGGGGCACCGTGATTCAATTCACGTGGCCGTTAGAACCTATTGAACAGGATCATGCAGGGTGA
- a CDS encoding response regulator, with protein MNAVNENPYSAVQILLVEDDDIDAEAIGRAFRKAKIANPTHRVCDGMEALEVLRGNAASAISHPYLVLLDLNLPRLDGIGFLREIRGDASLKGTIVFVLTTSDDDADKIAAYDEQIAGYMVKSRAGKDFMNLINMLDHYWRVVEFPPEKLDGT; from the coding sequence GTGAACGCTGTAAACGAAAACCCATACTCGGCAGTCCAAATCTTATTGGTCGAAGACGACGACATCGATGCGGAGGCGATCGGCAGAGCGTTTCGCAAAGCCAAGATTGCCAATCCGACCCACCGTGTGTGCGACGGTATGGAAGCCCTGGAAGTCCTACGCGGAAACGCGGCAAGTGCGATCAGTCATCCCTACCTAGTACTGCTCGACTTGAACCTCCCCCGCTTGGACGGCATTGGATTCCTACGCGAAATCCGCGGCGATGCGTCACTGAAGGGAACCATCGTATTTGTGTTGACAACATCCGATGATGACGCCGATAAGATTGCAGCATACGACGAGCAGATTGCCGGCTATATGGTGAAGTCCCGCGCCGGCAAGGACTTCATGAATTTGATCAATATGTTGGATCACTACTGGCGGGTCGTCGAATTCCCGCCGGAGAAGCTGGACGGAACCTGA
- a CDS encoding sensor histidine kinase gives MEFTHRRIVVIDDDSLDREQIVRLLGSDFQILSADSARQGLDHCQNQNPDCVLLDYRLPDADGIATLQKITPSGIPVIMLTGEGDEEVAATAIKTGAFDYFAKKRLDKVRLHSAIQRAIEHADLRRRLSRTRQELEDLVGMATSELKTPLEDIERTLRTALVDMADDGSVRSRSLVSRSADTANDLRMMVDQLLHQTQVDEDLETLDWVDMNDAVTVATERLVDSIQASGAKIRYGDLPMIWGDRSNLIQLIQNLLSNAIKFCEAETPLIDVRAESKSGQWLLTVSDNGIGIPIHESEDIFVPLKRLYSNDEYPGHGLGLAACRKITQQHGGRIWLQDSDSNGSMFCIALPDRSAEMPING, from the coding sequence ATGGAATTCACGCACCGACGGATCGTGGTGATCGACGACGATTCGCTGGACCGGGAACAGATCGTCCGCTTGTTGGGATCAGATTTTCAGATCCTGTCAGCCGATTCCGCACGTCAGGGTCTGGACCACTGTCAAAACCAAAACCCCGATTGCGTCTTGCTGGACTATCGTCTGCCCGATGCCGATGGGATCGCGACACTGCAAAAAATCACACCCAGCGGTATCCCGGTGATCATGTTGACCGGGGAAGGTGACGAGGAGGTTGCCGCCACGGCGATCAAAACGGGCGCGTTTGACTATTTTGCAAAGAAGCGTCTGGACAAAGTGCGGCTGCATTCAGCCATTCAGCGTGCCATCGAACACGCCGATCTACGTCGCCGCCTGTCACGCACGCGTCAGGAGTTGGAAGACTTGGTCGGAATGGCGACTTCGGAACTAAAAACTCCGCTGGAAGATATCGAACGGACGCTGCGGACGGCTTTGGTCGACATGGCCGACGACGGTTCGGTCCGGTCGCGATCATTGGTCTCCCGATCCGCCGACACGGCCAATGATCTTCGCATGATGGTGGATCAATTGCTTCATCAGACCCAAGTGGATGAAGACCTGGAAACGCTGGACTGGGTCGACATGAACGACGCCGTTACGGTGGCGACGGAACGCTTGGTCGATTCGATCCAAGCCTCCGGCGCAAAGATTCGTTACGGCGATTTGCCCATGATTTGGGGTGACCGTTCCAACTTGATTCAGTTGATCCAAAACCTGTTGTCCAATGCCATCAAGTTTTGCGAAGCAGAGACACCGTTGATTGATGTCCGAGCTGAATCGAAATCGGGACAGTGGCTGTTGACCGTTTCGGATAACGGCATCGGCATCCCGATTCATGAATCGGAAGACATCTTCGTTCCGTTGAAACGACTGTATTCCAACGACGAATACCCGGGCCACGGCCTGGGCTTGGCCGCGTGCCGAAAGATCACGCAGCAACACGGTGGTCGCATTTGGCTGCAAGACAGTGATTCCAACGGATCGATGTTCTGCATTGCCTTGCCGGACCGATCCGCAGAGATGCCCATCAACGGCTAG
- the recA gene encoding recombinase RecA, translated as MAKKPRTATAAASKGVKLDPGMKTVLEKEPGLKTTLQQIEKTFGEGAIMPLGASQHLQVAGIPTGSLSLDMALGGQGIPRGRIIEVFGPESSGKTTLALHIGAEAQKTGGIAAIIDAEHAFDPSWAKKLGVELDSLLVSQPSSGEEAMQICEMLVKSNAVDVIIVDSVAALVPKAELEGEIGDSHVGLQARLMSQSMRKLTGAIAKSKSAVVFINQIREKVGVMFGSPETTPGGRALKFYCSCRIDVRRIGALKDGEEQVGQRVRAKIVKNKVAPPFRVAEFDMMHSNGISFEGDLLDLGTTHKVVNRSGSWFKYGETYLGQGKEKARNFLIENPDVRDEIKQKVLAAGGYAAPVDEAGEGESEAAATDETEVAENS; from the coding sequence ATGGCCAAGAAACCGAGAACTGCGACCGCTGCTGCGTCCAAGGGTGTGAAATTGGATCCCGGCATGAAGACGGTTTTGGAAAAGGAACCGGGTCTGAAGACCACGCTGCAACAGATCGAAAAGACCTTCGGCGAAGGTGCGATCATGCCGCTGGGTGCGTCACAGCATCTTCAAGTCGCCGGAATCCCGACGGGAAGCCTAAGTTTGGACATGGCCTTGGGCGGCCAGGGAATCCCGCGTGGGCGGATCATCGAAGTGTTCGGTCCGGAATCCAGCGGTAAAACGACACTGGCGCTGCACATCGGTGCGGAAGCGCAAAAGACCGGCGGGATCGCAGCGATCATCGACGCCGAACACGCGTTCGATCCCAGTTGGGCCAAAAAGCTGGGTGTCGAATTGGACAGCCTGCTGGTCAGCCAACCCAGCAGCGGCGAAGAAGCGATGCAGATCTGCGAAATGCTGGTCAAAAGCAATGCGGTTGACGTGATCATCGTCGACTCGGTCGCCGCTTTGGTTCCGAAGGCGGAATTGGAAGGTGAAATCGGTGACAGTCACGTCGGCCTGCAAGCTCGATTGATGAGCCAGTCGATGCGTAAGCTGACCGGTGCGATCGCCAAAAGCAAATCAGCCGTGGTGTTCATCAACCAGATCCGTGAAAAGGTCGGTGTGATGTTCGGCAGCCCGGAAACCACCCCCGGCGGTCGTGCCCTGAAGTTCTACTGCAGTTGTCGAATCGATGTCCGACGTATCGGAGCATTGAAAGACGGCGAAGAACAGGTCGGCCAACGGGTTCGCGCCAAGATCGTAAAGAACAAGGTCGCGCCGCCGTTCCGCGTGGCCGAGTTCGACATGATGCACAGCAACGGCATCAGCTTCGAAGGCGACCTGCTGGACTTGGGAACCACTCACAAAGTGGTCAACCGCAGCGGATCATGGTTCAAGTACGGTGAAACCTACTTGGGGCAGGGCAAAGAAAAGGCACGAAACTTCTTGATCGAAAACCCGGACGTACGGGACGAGATCAAGCAGAAGGTGCTGGCCGCCGGCGGTTATGCGGCACCGGTGGATGAAGCGGGCGAAGGCGAATCCGAAGCCGCAGCAACGGACGAAACCGAGGTCGCCGAAAACAGCTAG
- a CDS encoding glutamine--tRNA ligase/YqeY domain fusion protein, with the protein MTEQAETESPRPRKHFIENAIDEDLQAGKFEAVHTRFPPEPNGYLHIGHAKSICLNFGLARNYGGTCNLRFDDTNPSKEETEYVESIQEDVRWLGFQWDELHYASDYFEQLYEWAERLIEKSKAYVCELSAEQTREYRGTLTEPGKNSPYRDRDPKENLDLFRRMKAGEFPDGSKTLRAKINMASPNLNLRDPVMYRIMKAHHHRTGDRWCIYPMYDWAHGQSDSIEGISFSICTLEFENHRPLYDWYCDSLEIHHPRQIEFARLNLTYTVMSKRKLLQLVKEKHVGGWDDPRMPTISGLRRRGYTPESIRNFCADVGVAKFNSTIDVVRLENSIREHLNRVAPRRMAVMDPIKLTITNWPKDKVEMCSVINNPEDESAGKREVPFSGHLLIQQEDFREEAPRKFFRLKKGGAVRLRGAFIIDCHDVVKDDDGNVIEILCTYDPETRSGQDQSGRKVKGTIHWVSADHASEVEVRDYDRLFGVENPDAAEQGKTFLDYLNPDSLTVRTAFVEPALAEAQIGDRVQFERVGYFVVDSDSKPGSLVMNRIVGLRDTWGKMEAKGKAN; encoded by the coding sequence ATGACCGAACAAGCCGAAACGGAATCGCCACGCCCACGCAAGCACTTCATCGAAAACGCGATCGATGAAGATCTTCAGGCTGGCAAATTCGAAGCCGTTCATACCCGGTTTCCACCGGAACCCAACGGGTATCTGCACATCGGTCACGCAAAAAGCATCTGCTTGAACTTCGGGCTCGCGAGAAATTACGGCGGCACCTGCAATCTGCGATTCGATGATACGAATCCCAGTAAGGAAGAAACGGAGTACGTCGAATCAATCCAAGAAGATGTCCGTTGGCTTGGATTCCAGTGGGACGAACTGCACTATGCCAGCGATTATTTCGAGCAGCTGTACGAATGGGCCGAGCGGCTGATCGAAAAGAGTAAAGCGTACGTCTGTGAATTGTCGGCGGAACAAACCCGTGAGTACCGTGGGACGTTGACCGAACCTGGAAAGAACAGTCCTTACCGAGATCGCGACCCGAAAGAAAATTTGGATCTGTTTCGGCGGATGAAAGCGGGGGAATTCCCCGACGGTTCGAAAACCCTGCGCGCCAAGATCAACATGGCGTCACCCAACTTGAATCTCCGTGATCCGGTCATGTACCGCATCATGAAAGCTCATCACCATCGTACCGGCGACCGGTGGTGCATTTACCCGATGTACGACTGGGCTCACGGTCAAAGCGATTCCATCGAAGGAATTTCTTTTTCCATTTGTACGTTGGAATTTGAAAACCATCGGCCGCTGTACGATTGGTACTGCGACAGCCTTGAAATCCATCACCCGCGACAAATCGAATTCGCACGCTTGAATCTGACTTACACGGTCATGAGCAAGCGGAAGTTGTTGCAACTGGTCAAAGAAAAACATGTCGGCGGCTGGGATGATCCACGCATGCCGACGATCAGCGGTTTGCGGCGACGTGGGTACACGCCCGAATCCATCCGTAACTTTTGTGCCGATGTCGGCGTTGCAAAGTTCAACAGCACCATCGATGTCGTGCGTTTAGAAAACTCGATCCGCGAACATTTGAATCGGGTCGCTCCGCGGCGGATGGCCGTCATGGATCCGATCAAGTTGACCATCACCAATTGGCCGAAAGACAAGGTCGAAATGTGTTCGGTGATCAACAACCCCGAAGACGAATCGGCCGGCAAGCGTGAAGTGCCCTTCAGCGGCCACTTGCTGATTCAGCAGGAAGACTTTCGCGAAGAAGCGCCCCGGAAATTCTTCCGATTAAAGAAGGGCGGCGCGGTGCGTTTGCGCGGGGCATTCATCATCGATTGTCACGATGTGGTCAAAGATGATGACGGGAATGTCATCGAGATTCTGTGTACCTATGATCCGGAAACGCGATCCGGCCAAGATCAATCAGGACGCAAGGTCAAAGGCACCATCCACTGGGTCAGTGCGGATCACGCGAGCGAAGTCGAGGTGCGTGACTATGACCGGTTGTTTGGTGTGGAAAATCCGGATGCAGCCGAGCAAGGCAAGACTTTTTTGGACTACTTGAATCCCGATTCACTGACGGTTCGCACTGCGTTTGTGGAACCCGCTCTGGCCGAGGCTCAGATTGGTGATCGAGTCCAGTTTGAACGCGTCGGATACTTCGTTGTCGATTCCGATAGCAAGCCCGGAAGCCTGGTCATGAATCGCATCGTTGGATTGCGAGACACGTGGGGCAAGATGGAAGCCAAGGGAAAGGCGAACTGA
- a CDS encoding c-type cytochrome codes for MDPIRDRYTRRLCWTEMMSTKQLKLFVPASLLCSLAVLVAGCRETPPATFDPNFVHAMKYQIREEIPMDQPMDDTFWILTEMFGTPDQPKLPAFVAEEEDFASLVSMDNLMKASGDPGTPGRGLYQKHCATCHGVSGDGRGATSSVVVPYPRDYRKGVFKFTSTPRGVKPLREDLTRLIRNGIEGTAMVKINELTEEDVQALTDYVIYLSWRGELERSIIDEAVLSGDWAFDEGDRIIVPEDRDLGEPPAGLSDEQLDEFETRVENFEYGWELAEELAMDIADSWLEAEDEVVEVPEPPSDFPVTDSYDEYVQVKNSDQSAALADSVQRGREVFLGKIAACSTCHGKTGQGDGQTTDYDDWTKDWTLKIGLKPDDRDSLIPLLARGALAPVNAKPRNFSTGVFHGGESASDLYLRITQGIDGTPMPAATFVEGEFEEVDVWHLINFIRSLEDQAQMESQTPTEDPQAETPTA; via the coding sequence ATGGATCCCATAAGGGACCGCTACACTCGTCGTCTGTGTTGGACCGAAATGATGTCGACCAAGCAATTAAAACTGTTCGTACCCGCATCCCTGCTGTGCAGCCTGGCCGTTCTGGTGGCAGGTTGTCGCGAGACTCCACCGGCGACGTTTGACCCAAATTTTGTCCACGCGATGAAGTATCAGATCCGTGAAGAGATCCCGATGGATCAGCCCATGGATGATACGTTTTGGATTCTGACCGAAATGTTCGGCACGCCGGACCAGCCCAAGTTGCCCGCGTTCGTGGCGGAAGAAGAAGATTTTGCTTCACTGGTGTCGATGGACAACCTGATGAAAGCGTCGGGCGATCCCGGAACACCAGGCCGAGGTCTTTATCAAAAGCATTGTGCCACGTGTCACGGTGTCAGCGGCGACGGGCGTGGTGCGACCAGCAGCGTCGTGGTGCCCTATCCCCGTGATTATCGCAAGGGCGTCTTCAAGTTCACGTCGACGCCTCGCGGTGTGAAGCCGCTGCGGGAAGACCTGACGCGATTGATCCGGAACGGAATCGAGGGCACCGCCATGGTCAAAATCAACGAACTGACCGAGGAAGATGTTCAAGCACTGACCGACTATGTCATCTATCTATCTTGGCGTGGCGAACTGGAACGCAGCATCATCGACGAAGCCGTCTTATCGGGTGACTGGGCGTTCGACGAAGGTGATCGCATCATCGTCCCAGAAGATCGTGACCTTGGCGAACCGCCGGCCGGGCTAAGCGACGAACAGCTGGACGAATTTGAAACCCGCGTCGAAAACTTTGAATACGGCTGGGAACTGGCCGAGGAACTGGCGATGGACATCGCCGATTCTTGGTTGGAAGCCGAGGACGAAGTCGTCGAGGTGCCGGAACCGCCCAGTGATTTTCCGGTCACCGATAGCTACGACGAATACGTTCAGGTCAAGAACAGCGACCAATCCGCCGCGTTGGCCGACTCCGTTCAGCGAGGTCGCGAGGTCTTCCTGGGCAAGATTGCTGCCTGCAGCACATGTCACGGAAAGACCGGTCAGGGTGATGGCCAAACCACGGACTACGATGACTGGACCAAGGATTGGACGCTGAAGATTGGTCTGAAGCCTGACGATCGTGATTCGCTGATTCCTCTATTGGCACGCGGGGCCCTGGCACCGGTGAATGCGAAGCCGCGAAACTTCTCGACCGGCGTTTTCCACGGCGGCGAATCGGCCAGCGATCTGTACCTTCGCATCACTCAAGGGATTGACGGCACGCCCATGCCCGCGGCAACTTTCGTCGAAGGCGAGTTCGAAGAGGTTGATGTGTGGCACTTGATCAACTTCATTCGGTCATTGGAGGACCAGGCACAGATGGAATCGCAAACGCCGACGGAAGATCCTCAGGCCGAAACGCCCACGGCGTAG